Proteins from a genomic interval of Epinephelus fuscoguttatus linkage group LG16, E.fuscoguttatus.final_Chr_v1:
- the LOC125903613 gene encoding uncharacterized protein LOC125903613 isoform X1, whose protein sequence is MRTGWFIGRTVCADESVELLWSVRMELQLFLLLLVLFCRGQSWTPPKYCHDLPCPKFTSGKTSVKDVEERLLDDTEWISTTITNPTSSDLMAARERLSKVTGYVNSWPVLINVTNGKTLALSWFVAPGSVPKISDSEVRLERGPKSVYVRSSDHFPTLEKGQEDKRALCDDLRKGGKTCTDDQTYFVAVYDSFFSVEHYSEIWIEKNP, encoded by the exons atgagaacTGGCTGGTTCATCGG CAGGACTGTTTGTGCAGATGAGTCTGTGGAGCTACTTTGGTCTGTGAGGATGGAGCTGCAACTGTTTCTTCTTCTATTGGTGTTGTTCTGCAGAGGACAGAGTTGGACGCCTCCAAAGTATTGCCATGACCTGCCATGCCCCAAATTCACATCTGGGAAGACATCAGTT AAAGATGTTGAGGAGCGTTTGCTTGATGACACTGAATGGATTTCCACCACGATTACAAACCCTACGTCCTCTGACCTTATGGCGGCACGTGAAAGGCTGAGTAAAGTTACAG GTTATGTTAACTCCTGGCCAGTGTTGATCAACGTCACTAACGGCAAGACTTTGGCGTTATCCTGGTTTGTTGCTCCTGGATCAGTGCCCAAAATCAGTGATTCAGAAGTCAGACTAGAGAGAGGACCTAAATCTGTCTATGTCAG GAGCTCAGATCACTTTCCAACCTTGGAGAAAGGTCAAGAAGATAAAAGGGCGCTTTGTGACGACTTGCGTAAAGGTGGGAAAACCTGCACTGATGACCaaacttattttgtggctgtcTATGACTCCTTTTTCTCTGTTGAACACTACAGTGAGATCTGGATCGAAAAAAACCCGTAA
- the LOC125903613 gene encoding uncharacterized protein LOC125903613 isoform X2 yields the protein MRTGWFIGTVCADESVELLWSVRMELQLFLLLLVLFCRGQSWTPPKYCHDLPCPKFTSGKTSVKDVEERLLDDTEWISTTITNPTSSDLMAARERLSKVTGYVNSWPVLINVTNGKTLALSWFVAPGSVPKISDSEVRLERGPKSVYVRSSDHFPTLEKGQEDKRALCDDLRKGGKTCTDDQTYFVAVYDSFFSVEHYSEIWIEKNP from the exons atgagaacTGGCTGGTTCATCGG GACTGTTTGTGCAGATGAGTCTGTGGAGCTACTTTGGTCTGTGAGGATGGAGCTGCAACTGTTTCTTCTTCTATTGGTGTTGTTCTGCAGAGGACAGAGTTGGACGCCTCCAAAGTATTGCCATGACCTGCCATGCCCCAAATTCACATCTGGGAAGACATCAGTT AAAGATGTTGAGGAGCGTTTGCTTGATGACACTGAATGGATTTCCACCACGATTACAAACCCTACGTCCTCTGACCTTATGGCGGCACGTGAAAGGCTGAGTAAAGTTACAG GTTATGTTAACTCCTGGCCAGTGTTGATCAACGTCACTAACGGCAAGACTTTGGCGTTATCCTGGTTTGTTGCTCCTGGATCAGTGCCCAAAATCAGTGATTCAGAAGTCAGACTAGAGAGAGGACCTAAATCTGTCTATGTCAG GAGCTCAGATCACTTTCCAACCTTGGAGAAAGGTCAAGAAGATAAAAGGGCGCTTTGTGACGACTTGCGTAAAGGTGGGAAAACCTGCACTGATGACCaaacttattttgtggctgtcTATGACTCCTTTTTCTCTGTTGAACACTACAGTGAGATCTGGATCGAAAAAAACCCGTAA